A single genomic interval of Cucumis sativus cultivar 9930 chromosome 7, Cucumber_9930_V3, whole genome shotgun sequence harbors:
- the LOC101206980 gene encoding two pore calcium channel protein 1A, translating to MEESLLGGGGESSGSSTSRRPHVRFRRRSDAIAYGSAYQRAAALVDLAEDGVGIPEKILDQSNFQSAAKLYFIFIKFDWIWSLNFFALIVLNFFEKPLWCFKYDTHSCNDREYFFLGQLPYLTAVESLIYEAVTLIILMIHTFFPISYEGAQLYWTNLLNQLKVICITILVADFLVYTLYLSPVAFDYLPFRAAPYIRVVFFIMNIRHLRESIIILAGMLGTYLNVLALWFLFLLFSSWLAYVIFEDTQQGKLIFTSFGATLYQMFILFTTSNNPNVWIPAYKASRWYCLFFVLYVLLGVYFVTNLILAVVYDSFKSQLAKQISEMDRLRKSILAKAFSLMDTNNVGYINKEQCLMLLEELNRYRSLPKISRDDYELIFDELDDSRDFKINMNEFDDLCNAIALKFQKEDIPSWFEGYPSVYHSGSSKKLKAFVRSPKFGYAVSFILVLNLVAVIIETTLDIENNVGQKAWQELEFVFGWIYVVEMALKIYAYGFMNYWRDGQNQFDFLVTWIIVIGETITFVAPSGLTFLSNGEWIRYLLIARMLRLIRLLMHVRQYRAFLATFLTLIPSLMPYLGTIFCVLCLYCTLGVQVFGGIVNAGNPTLSKTELDDDDYLLFNFNDYPNGMVTLFNLLVMGNWQDWMQSYRELTGSIWSLVYFISFYLITVLLLLNLVVAFVLEAFFAELDIESSENGEEQDQDKDSRKDRPRFVGTKTRSRKVDILLHHMLSAELDDKDSD from the exons atggaggaatCTCTTctaggaggaggaggagaaagTAGCGGTAGTTCCACCTCTCGACGTCCGCATGTCAGGTTCCGCCGCCGCTCCGACGCCATCGCATATGGTTCTGCCTACCAGAGAGCGGCTGCTCTTGTGGATCTG GCTGAAGATGGCGTTGGTATACCTGAGAAAATTCTTGATCAGTCAAACTTTCAGAGTGCTGCAAAgctctatttcatttttattaaatttgattggatTTGGTCCTTAAATTTCTTTGCGCTAATAGTCCTAAATTTCTTTGAG AAACCCTTGTGGTGCTTCAAATACGATACACATTCTTGTAACGACAGGGAGTATTTCTTTCTTGGACAGTTGCCGTACTTAACAGCTGTTGAATCTCTTATATATGAG GCTGTGACTCTCATAATACTCATGATACACACTTTTTTCCCAATTTCATATGAAGGTGCCCAGCTTTATTGGACCAATCTCCTGAATCAGTTGAAG GTCATTTGCATAACTATTTTGGTTGCCGATTTTCTTGTTTATACCCTATATTTGTCGCCAGTGGCCTTTGATTATCTTCCATTCAGAGCTGCACCATATATCAGAGTTGTCTTTTTCATCATGAATATCAG GCATCTACGGGAGAGCATTATCATCCTGGCTGGAATGCTTGGCACATACTTGAATGTCTTG GCGCtatggtttttgtttcttttgttttccagCTGGTTGGCATATGTTATTTTTGAGGATACACAGCAGGggaaattaatatttacttCTTTTGGAGCCACATTATatcaaatgtttattttgttcacAACGTCAAATAATCCGAATGTTTGGATACCTGCCTACAA GGCGTCTCGTTGGTATTGCCTCTTTTTTGTGCTTTACGTGCTGTTGGGTGTTTACTTCGTTACAAACTTGATTCTTGCTGTCGTATACGATAGCTTTAAGAGTCAG ctTGCTAAACAAATTTCTGAGATGGATCGGTTGAGGAAAAGTATATTGGCCAAAGCATTTAGTCTCATGGATACAAAT AATGTTGGGTATATCAATAAAGAGCAGTGCCTTATGCTTCTTGAAGAACTTAACAGATACag GTCATTGCCGAAAATATCAAGGGATGATTATGAGTTAATATTCGATGAGCTGGATGACAGTCGTGATTTTAAG ATTAATATGAATGAGTTTGATGATCTTTGCAACGCTATAGCCTTGAAGTTCCAGAAGGAGGACATT CCTTCATGGTTTGAAGGGTATCCTTCGGTCTACCATTCAGGTTCttcaaaaaagttgaaagcatTTGTGCGGAGCCCCAAATTTGGATATGCTGTATCTTTTATCCTCGTACTGAACTTGGTTGCTGTTATTATTGAAACAACA CTTGATATAGAAAACAACGTGGGTCAGAAAGCATGGCAAGAACTCGAGTTTGTATTTG GTTGGATATATGTTGTTGAAATGGCTCTAAAAATCTACGCATATGGGTTTATGAATTATTGGAGAGATGGGcaaaatcaatttgatttcCTTGTCACGTGGATTATAG TGATTGGAGAAACGATAACTTTTGTGGCACCGAGTGGATTgacttttctttcaaatggaGAATG GATTCGCTACCTTCTGATAGCAAGAATGTTACGACTCATAAGGCTCCTAATGCATGTCCGGCAATATCGAGCATTTCTTGCTACCTTCTTAACTCTCATCCCTAGTTTGATGCCATATCTAGGGACTATTTTCTGTGTCCTCTGTCTTTATTGCACTCTTGGTGTGCAG GTCTTTGGAGGCATTGTCAATGCCGGAAATCCTACTTTGTCTAAGACTGAGTTGGACGATGATGA CTACctacttttcaatttcaacGACTATCCTAATGGCATGGTGACCCTGTTCAATTTGCTAGTTATGGGAAACTGGCAAGACTGGATGCAG AGCTACAGGGAATTAACCGGAAGTATTTGGAGCCTTGTTTATTTCATCAGTTTCTACCTAATAACTGTTTTGCTGCTCTTAAATCTG
- the LOC101206745 gene encoding trithorax group protein osa: MASGSAGRPNSSPKSFDFGSDDILCSFEDYGKQDPSNGSLSDPVSVNNPGKDFHKGRMSTVFPASGYGQADDTISQNVISTVENSMKKHSDNLLRFLEGISSRLSQLELYCYNLDKSVGEMRSELARDHEEADSKLKSLEKHVQEVHRSVQIIRDKQELAETQKDLAKLQVSQKEPSSTNHSQSNEERASSVASDPKKKENSSEIHNQQLALALPHQIVPQQNPITPPSAALPQNMPQQQQSYYISQSQLPGQPPHIQHAQSQYIPSDSQHRASQPQDVSQMSNPQLSQTPPQPFNQYQQQWAQPPSQQPQPPQQPSMQQIRPPPPSVYPSTYPPPNQPTSMPETLPSSMPMQMSFPSIPQPGSSRVDAGPYGYAAGSGGSAPQQPPQVKNAYGPPTGEGYMPPGQQSGGAYMMYDRESGRPPHHPPQQTHFNQSGYPLANAPHQVPPQAPAGPHVSARNPSHSHLIEKLVGMGFRGDHVASIIQRMEDSGQPVDFNAVLDRLSSPSGPGPQRAW, encoded by the exons GATTTTCACAAGGGTAGAATGTCTACAGTATTCCCTGCTTCTGGCTATGGTCAAGCAGATGATACCATTAGTCAAAATGTGATTTCCACGGTTGAGAACAGCATGAAAAAGCATTCTGATAACCTTTTGCGCTTTCTTGAGGGAATAAGTTCACGCCTATCACAACTTGAACTCTATTGCTACAACCTTGATAAATCCGTTGGAGAAATGCGGTCTGAATTAGCTCGTGACCATGAAGAAGCAGATTCAAAGCTTAAATCTCTTGAGAAGCATGTTCAAGAG GTCCACAGGTCTGTACAGATTATAAGAGACAAGCAAGAACTCGCTGAGACTCAGAAAGACTTGGCTAAACTTCAGGTCTCGCAGAAAGAGCCATCTTCAACAAACCATTCACAGTCTAATGAGGAGAGGGCTTCTTCAGTTGCCTCGGATCctaaaaagaaggaaaattcaTCTGAGATTCACAACCAGCAATTAGCTTTGGCTTTGCCACATCAGATCGTCCCACAGCAAAATCCTATAACACCACCTTCAGCAGCTTTGCCTCAGAACATGCCTCAACAACAACAATCTTACTACATCTCTCAATCCCAATTGCCCGGTCAACCACCCCATATCCAGCATGCTCAGAGCCAATATATCCCATCTGATTCCCAACACCGGGCATCACAACCTCAAGATGTTTCACAGATGTCCAATCCACAGCTAAGTCAAACTCCACCACAGCCATTCAACCAATATCAACAACAATGGGCGCAACCACCATCTCAGCAGCCACAACCTCCTCAACAGCCTTCTATGCAACAAATCAGACCGCCTCCCCCTTCAGTGTACCCTTCTACTTATCCACCACCAAATCAACCAACTTCTATGCCTGAGACACTGCCAAGCAGCATGCCCATGCAAATGTCTTTTCCATCTATTCCTCAACCTGGTTCAAGCCGTGTGGATGCAGGGCCTTATGGGTATGCTGCCGGAAGTGGTGGTTCTGCTCCACAACAACCTCCTCAAGTGAAAAATGCTTATGGTCCACCAACAGGTGAGGGATATATGCCTCCTGGACAACAATCTGGAGGAGCATATATGATGTATGATAGGGAAAGCGGAAGACCGCCACACCATCCGCCTCAACAAACGCACTTCAATCAAAGTGGATATCCTCTGGCCAATGCACCTCATCAGGTTCCTCCTCAAGCACCAGCAGGCCCCCATGTTTCAGCTAGGAATCCAAGTCATTCACATCTAATCGAAAAATTAGTTGGCATGGGTTTCAGGGGTGACCATGTTGCAAGTATAATCCAGAGAATGGAAGACAGTGGCCAACCTGTTGACTTCAACGCTGTTCTTGACAGGTTGAGTTCTCCTTCAGGTCCAGGTCCACAGAGAGCTTGGTGA